ACTGCAAAAACCGATGTCATCGCCACTCGTTTTGCATTAAACCTGAGCCCCTGCCTCATGGCCGATCACCGATTGCTCGGCAGAGTCGGATACAAGAAATTTAGGGTTGCAATGACTGCCATCAGTCACACGTTTGATTCAGCTGTGGTATTCACCCCTGATATAGTTGCGGCACATGGGCTACGGCAACGTAGTGGCTGCTTATCCATACCCCTCATTCCAAAATGAAAACCCATACCCTACCAAAACTCATCTCACTCTTGGCGGCTGTTCCGATAATCGGCTTTGCAGCCGACACAACGTGGACCGGAGCCACCAGCACCAACTGGGGCACAAGTTCCAACTGGACGGCCAACGCTCCCGGATTCAATGGCACCGCCGTTTTCTCAGGCACCCCCACGAGCAATATGCCCGACATTTTGGGAACCAGCAAAACTGGTGTGGGACTGGACTTTCAATCTGCAGGCTGGACCATCAACGACTCCGTGGGTGGTGGGCTCCTTCGCATTGATGGAGGAGTGACCAATATCAGCTCGGCCGGTGCCGGTGTTAACACGATTAACACCAAAGTTACCTCTTCAGGATCCGCAACGCTCACAATGACGATTGGTTCGGGCAACACCCTTGTTTCCAGTGGCGACTGGGCGAACGGAGTCAGCAAAACATTCACTGGAGGTGGCACCTTCGTGCTGAATGGAGCCAATACCGCAACGGTGCTTCAGGCGGTATCTTTTACGGCGGCCAATACGATTCTGGCCAATTCGCTGTTTGGTGTAAATTCGTCCACCGTTAACAATGGTGCCAAGATTGGCGGAACCGGCATCGTTTCCGTTATGAATTATGGAACGCTGACCTTTGGTAATACCGCTAAGCTGGCCGCCGGTGGCAATGGAACCTTCGGCTCCGAGATCGGCACCCTAACCTTCAGGTCCGGCATCAATAGCGGGACTGGCATCTCCACGAACCGTGCATCCGTCACTTTGGACGCGGGTAGCATCGCCGAGATGCAAATCGGCTCTGGCGGCGTCGGAAATAATGACAAGGTCGTCCTGAGTCTGAATGCGGGTGCGGGTGGCCGATTGAATATCCTGTCCGGCGCCACGCTGAACATTCTTGGTTCTGTGATCCAAGACGGCACCTACACTCTTTTCGAGAGCACGGATGCCACGTCGACGATTGTTGGCACCTTTTCGAATGTGTTGTTCAACGGTTCCGCGATCAATCCGGCCAATTTCACACTGAACTACTCCGCCACCGCGATCACCTTGGACGTGACCGGATTGGCCTCCATGATACCCGAACCCTCAAGTGTCTCGCTTATCGCCGGTGCGGCCGTCTTCGCTTTTATGAGCGCTCGTCGCCGTCGAGCCTAAGACGCTTTTGGTTCTTACAACTCCGGTTGTCGCAAGTGGACCCGCCTGTGAAAGGCGGGTCTTTTTTTGTGGAACGATCAAAGCCATCCGCTGCAGGGTTTCCTGTTAATTATCGCGCAATTGGGTCACCGCAGTCGGGATGCGTGTTCACGCTTGATCATAGTAAACGCGCATCGTCGCGTGACCCATCGCCTCCCCGGACGTTGTCCCTGTGGCGGAGCGACCTGCCCCCGTCAGATCGCAGCGCGCCGCGCTTCGAGTTGCGCGCGGATCTCGGCCATGCGCTTGCGGTCGAGCGTGTATTTTTTCAGGAAATACAGCGACAACAGCGCGGTGACCAAGGGCACGGCGGCGAAGAGCATCCTCATCTCCCAAAGCGTGTCCGGCGACTGGGCCCCCTTGAGTTCGACGTTGAATCCGGTGACGTCGAGAATCACGCCCGACAACAGATAGGTCAGCGACAGACCAACCTTGGCGATCCATCCACCGACAGAGCCGAACATGCCTTCGCGCCGCGTTCCGTGACGCAGTTCGTCATCGTCGCAAATGTCCGCCTTCATCGAGGTGGTCACCACCCAGAAGCCCGCGGTCGGCGCCTGCAGGAAAAAATAAACGAGCACCAGCCACGGTCTCTCCGGCGTGAACAGCACCAGCGTCATCACTGAGTTGAAAGCGCCCAGCCAGACCGTCGCCTGCATCACCTTCACTTTGCCCCATTTTGACGACAAACGGACGATCAGCGGCGTGAACAGAATTGCGGCCACCGAGAACACGTTGGCCCCGATCGCCGCCATCTCGGCGCCCGCCTTCGTGTCGCCGCCATACATGTGGTAGTAGATGATGTAAGGAGCCAGCGATCCGACCATGCTCGGACCGAAGCTGCTCACCAAAATCACCCCCGTGAGCACCAGGAATTCACGATTCGCAAAGGTCTGCCGCGCGCTGAGCCAGAAGGGTGTTTTCGCCTGTCCTTGGGCGACTTTGTAGTAGCGCTCTTTGACGAAAATCGCGGGCAATATGCCACCCACGATGATCACGCCCGCCAAAATGTAGCTCAGATAACGCATGCCCGCCATGGTGTCTCCGGAGAAGGCTTCAGACTGGGCCAGCCGAAACACCCACGGCAGCAGCAGCGAGAACGCGAAGCTGAACACCATCTTGTAGCCCGAGATCGACGTGCGTTCGTCGTAGTCCGCCGTCATTTCCAGCCCCAGCGTGTGGTAGGGCACGACCTGGATCGTCGCGCAGAAATAAAACAGCAGCATCGTGCACAGGTAATAGATGAACAGAGGCTGCGTCTGCCCCGCCCACGACGCCGGCACCATCCAGATCATCACAAAACCCGCGGCCGCGAGAAACGAACCGACAAAAATGAACGGCCGTCGCCGCCCCCAACGACTGCGCGCGTTGTCCGACCAGCGGCCGATCAGCGGATCGGTAAACGCGTCGAAGATGCGCGAGATCATCAGCACCAAACCGATCAGCGACGGACTCAGCCCGAGCGTGATGTTGTAAATCGGGTTGGCCAGGCTCTTCACGCCGTCGCCGGACAGCTGGTAACTGCCGGAACCGACTCCGTAGAACAGCTTCTCCAGAAGCGGTATCTTGTCTTTGGTGGCGGTCTTATGCTCTGCGTTGTTCATGAGAAGGGCATCTCAATCCTTGCAGCGAGAGACCTAGCACCACCAAGAGTAGGCGGATGCCGAAGATCACGGCGGAGCGCCGTGGGAGGCGACGGAGAACGGTCATGGGCCTTTGAGATAGATGTCGGGTTTGCCCCAGCCGGGAGCGCGGCCGGTTGCGTCGAGGGGCGTGCGGATGAACGACAGGGCCGAAGCCATGCTCTCCACCGCGCGGTAGGCGGGAAGGTTGGCGGGGCGACCGTATTCACCCTGACCGCCGCGGATCACGCGAAAGCTCTCAAAGCTGCCGTCAAAGCTGCCGAACAACGTGACTTCGCCGCGCGGCAGATCCACGTCGGGCGTCCACTGCCAGTCCCAGCGTTTGTCCGCATGCTCGATGTTGTGACGGATGAAACAGCGCGGGCGACCGGAGGCCATTTGCATGACGCTGAAGGCGTTGTTGGCGCCCACCGGCTTGGGCCCTCCGTCGTTCCTCAGCACGGTGCCTGCCTGCACGCCGTCGCGCACCCAGCGCAGGTCGTCGGTCTGCCACGTGGAGGTGCTGTCCACGCCGGGTCCGTCGAGGTGCAGCGTATACCAGCGGCCGGCATCCACGGGGTAGAGATCTCGGCGGAACGCGGGCGTGCTCTTCGGCCCGGAGAAGGGTTTGTCGCGTTGCAGCGAAAAGGTGCGGATAGCGCAAGCGTGAACCGAATCAACGCCGCCGAGCACCGGCTGCCATTCGCCACCGCGCCACTCGAAGAAGCGGTGCTGGCGTGTTGTATCCATCCATACATACAGCTCGTCGGCCTTCGCGGTGAAGCCGGTCGGCGGCCGGTCGGCGGACATGTAGCGGATTTTGCGCACGCCTTCGGCGAAGACGTTGTGAAGCATCGCATAGGGGTAATAGTGTTCGGGCGGCGTGGGAAAATAAGGCGTGTAAACCTGTATCGTCAGGTGGTCTCCGTCCTTGAAGGTGTCGGTGGATTCCACCCGGCTGACCAAACGTCCTTGGCTGTAGAGTTCGAAGCGGACGGTGTCTGCCTCGGTGAGCGCCACGCGGTAGGAGCCGGCGGAGTTCTTTTCGCTGAGCAGCTCGCGCCAGGTGCCGGGTTTTCCGACGGAGCGGAATTTCGCGTGCAACAGGAAGCCGTCGTCGGGCGAACCGGCGCGCCACGGATTCGTCAAAACGGTTTTCTTGGCGGCCACGACGGGACCGGACAACTCGTCGAAGAAGCCTCCCTTGCGCGACGGGTCGCCGAGGAAGGCAGCCAGATCGGTCGGCATGCCGGGGATTTTTTTCAGCTCGGAGAGCGGCGTGAGTCGCGCGGCTCCGCCGGGCGAGGCGACCCAAGCGGGCTTGGGCGCGTAGTCGGTCGGCGACACCCACCCGGAGAGGAACTTGTCTCCGGCGTAGGTGGTGCGCGAGAAGTCGGGTCTGTAGCCGGTCTTCAGTTCGCCGGTGTAGAGAATGGGGCGTTCGTAAACATCCGCGAGCGTCGGCACGTTGGCGCGCCAGCCTTTGCGCGCGTCGGCGTCGGGCCGGCCGTCCACCGTCTGCTTGAAGGGCGCGGGCATGAAGTCGGTATTGGCGATGCCGTAAACGTTCTCGGAGTTGAGCAACTCGAAGAAGGGCTGGCCGATTTTTCCGCCGATCGTGGAGGCGGGCCGGAAATAACCGTAGGGCGGACGGTTGTAGTTGTCCCAACGTTCGAGGAACGCGTTGCCCATGATCGCGAGGTTCTCGATGTAGGTTTTCTGGTCCATTTTCGGGTTCGCGACCACGAAGGCTTTGTCGGGCGCGATCGACATGATGCCGCGATGGCCGCCGGGCGTGATGTTCTGAAACACGTTCCAGTAGATCGCGCTGTTTTTGTAGGCGTCGCCGTCGATGATGAAGTTCTGGACGCCGCCGCCGATTTCCTGCCACGTGGCCGGCCAGTTGTGCCGCCCGAATTGGAAGAAATTGCTGAAGATGTAGAAGCTTTGGGGACGGATGTCGGTCTGGTTCGCCTGCGATTGGAAATCGTCCGAATGCAGATTCGCACCGAGGTGCCAGCTGTCGTCCTCGCGATTGGCGAAACCACTCGCACCGGCGGCGTGGTTGTAGGCAACCACGCAGTCCGTCCAACCACCATACATCTGGAAGGCGTCGTGCCCGCGCTCGAACCAGTTGCGGGCGATGATGGTGGAGACGGCCTGCGTGCCGCCGGGCGTCGTGATCGTGGAACCCGAGGTGGCGAGGAGGTTGTCCAGGATCGTGCATTGGGTGACCTTGCGCACCATGACGGCACCCGAGGCGACGCCGTCCGGGCACTCGACCCAGTTGTTTCTGAAGTCGAGGTTGCGGCCGTCGAGCATCACAACCGTGTCGTATTTGGCTGCCTTCTCCTGGGTGACACCGTCGTCGGCCAACCGGGTGAACCGGCAGAACAAAAAGCCGATATTGTTCACCTCTGAAGTGCGAAGCCACGGAATAGTGGTCTGCGGGTGACCGACCAGCCAAACCTTCCGCCCTTCGCCGAGTTCGGAAACGACCTTGCCCCACTTCGACCACTTGCTGGCTGAGATGCCCAGTCCATCGGCGTCGCTGATCACTCCGGCGGGCAGTTGAATGACATAGGGCCGTCCCGCGATCACGGTCTCGTTGCTAAGATTGGCGGTCATCCAGTCCTTGAGTTGCTCCCAGTTCAGTCCCTTCGCGGCGGCGTCAAAATCGATCTTCAGATCGCCGCGCGAAAGCTTGGCGGGGATGCGCGCCGCCGGGTCCTGCCAAGGCTCGATCAAAAACACCGCGAGCTTGCGCAGGTGGATTTTCCGCCCGTCACCCGTGACCGACTCCGGCGTCGGCATCCACGGACAACCGGGCAAGGGAGCAATAAACTCACGGGCAAACCACGCCGGGTTTTTCCCGTCGGCATCCGTCATCTCGAAAAGAAACAGGAGGCGCCCCGCCGGCGTCCCTGCGAGTCGCACGCCGATGCGGTGAAAGGGTTTGGAGTTAGGCCGCGTCTCATCGGCCACCTTCAGTCCGAGCAGCGCACCGCTCGCGTCACGGTTCAAGGGGACCGGCCGGCGCAGATAAGTCCCGCCGCTTTGCAAGGCCCCCAGGCCGTCGAGGGCGTCCACCATCTCCCGCTGGTCGTCCTTCACCATCTCCCCCGAGGCTGATCTAAACCCCGGATTCAACTGCGCGTCGATCTCCACCTGCGCGGGATCAATCTGCTTCAGAAAATCCACCGCACCCACCACGGCCACCTCAACCCGGCGGCCATCGGCACCCGTCAGCGACACGTTTTTTTTCGTCGTGGCGAGCTGCCACACCGCATCGCCCCGCTGAGCCCAAACTTCGGGTGACGGAACCTGGGCGTCGCACCGCGGGGCGAACAGGCACAAGACCGCAACCAATACACTGCCAGAATAAACACAGGGGTATTTCCAAGGTTTCATAGGAATATATCAAACGTGTGACTAGATAGGTGACATGCGTCAACGCACAAGTGATAATGACGCTACCCGCTTTAAGAAAGCAGTTTACCTTAACTTGAAGCCCTAATCACCAATCGCGGCTCAATGCCCACGGATTCACAGTCGATTCCTTCAAGCCGTTGAAAAAGCAGACGTGCAGTTTCCCGCCCCACCCGCTTCATTTCGGAGGTCGTCGAGGTCAACGGAACCATGCAGGCCGTGCAAAGCACGGAATCGTCCACACCCGTGACGCGCACATCCTCCGGCACGCGCTTTCCCCGGCGAATCAACTCATGCACCGCTCCAAGCGCCTGATGGTCAGACTGGGCCACAATGCCGTCAAAGCCAATGCCGGCATCCAGAAGCACGCCCACCGCGCGTGCGCCGCTTTCAATCCGGTAATCATTACAGTCAAACAACAGGCGTGAATCGACCGAGATTCCGGCATCCTTGTGGGCAGCCAAAAATCCCTGATAGCGGGCGGGCATGGTTCCTTTCAAGTGAACGATGCGACTGCATCCGCGCGCCAAAAGATGGCGTGTGGTCAAATAACACTGCCGCTCCGTGTTTTCAGTTACGTTGGGCACGCCTTCAATCGGCTTTTCTTCGAACGCGGTGACAATCGGCAACCCTCCGCGATTAAGCTCCAGCAACAGATCGTAAATCGAAGGATGCGGCAGACCCACTACGATCAGGCCGTCCACTTCGCTTCGCATACGTTGGTCAAACTGCCGGGTAAAATCCGCGTCCGTCTCAAAAAAGCGCAGCCACATGCGCAGACCATGGTCGTCCAGTTCCGACGAAAGCCCCTCCAAAACATCGTGCGCCAGTTCACTGCCCCGCTCGCCGATCGGATGCACCAGCACGCCAACTGCACCCTTCCGCCCCTGCTTGAGTGCGGTGGCGAGCGGATGCGGGCGATAATTCATCTCCTCGGCCTTTTTGAAAATAGCCTCCTTCACCTCGGGGCGCACCCCCGTATTGCCCAAACGTCCGCTCAGGACTTTCGAGACGAGCGAATAGGAGACACCCAACTCGGCGGCGACGTCCTTGAGGGATACTGCGCGGCGTCCGGTGTAACAGGGACGTAAACTTGACATGCGAGCAGGATGGGAATCGGGCTGGGTTCGTCCATGTAAAATTACAGATCAAACGTTCAATAGCACGATAAGAACCTGACATGGACCATTCAGTAAAACGCGAAGATCATGCCACTCGTGTTTAGCTCCATGCTTTATCGACCCATGAGAGCAAGCTCCACAACAACCGACAAACGCTGAAGGGAGCGCTGCGCACTCTCTTTGAAATCCATCCAAAGCACCTGGTGGATAGATGACCGATTTCTCTATACGCGATTGAACTTGCCTCATTAGTCAAACGAGTGATTAAACTCCCATCAGTCACCCCACGGCCCGCCCCACCCCGCCAAAAAATCACATGCAAGGCATTTTATTACAGCCTGTTGTGCGAAAAAAAGTCCGCACATTCCGAACACAATCGGGCTTTGCCCTGCTTATCACCATAACATTGCTGGCTTTTTTGGTCCTTTTGCTCGTTTCGCTGGCCTCGCTCACACGTGTAGAAACACAGGTCGCTTCGAATAATCAGCAGATCGCCCAAGCCCGTCAAAACGCGCTCACCGCCCTTAACATCGCAATCGGCGAACTCCAGAAATACGCCGGCCCCGACCAACGCACCACCGCCCGGGCCGATCTCGATGCAACCCTGGTCAACGACACGCAGAAAAACGGTCGCTGGACCGGCGTCTACGGCAGCCGCGTGTCCTCCGACTATGGCGATACTCCGACCCAGATCGCCAACAAGATCGCGACCGTGTATGCATCGGCCTCCGGCACCGACGCGGTCACCCAAACCGGATCCCTTCCCCGTAAAGGATCGCAGGCCATTCTGCTCAACTGGTTGGTCAGTGGGAACGAATCCAAAACGGGATTCTCGCCGTCAAGCGATGTAGCCGGGGACGGCCACATCACCCTCACGGAGACACCGGTCACGCCAACCTCCACCTATCACAAACCCGGCGACATGCCTGCCGGCGAAACGCTCGATCTTGCCGCAGTCATGCCCTCCGGCTCCCAGACCCAAGCCCTGCTGGTGGGTGCGGCGACCGCGTCCGCTGGATCGGACCGGGTCAGCGCCCCCTTGGTCAAAATTCAAGTGCCCGACAGCGCGCTCCCCGGTTTCGCCTCTGGCGGTTCCGGCAGTCAGACAGTCGGCCGCTACGCTTGGTGGGTGGGCGACGAGGGCATCAAGGCGCACGTCAATCTGGCGCCCGAAACGGGGACCGCATTGTTGCCGCCCTCATCACCCGCCAATGCATTTATCGCCGCGCAACGCACCGCGATCGAGCTGGTCGACAAAAAAAATCCAGTGGGTTCCACCGCCACGTTCAATAGCGCCGACCTCATCGGCTCGACAGCGTATGACCCGACGGGCCTCGCCATCAATCGGTTGGTGTCGGTGAACCAGCTCTCCGCGCTCAACTCAGGAGTATGGGAAACCGCCCGCAAGCTCCGCTTTCACGACCTCACCACCACGTCCCGGTCCGTGCTGTCCGACACCTACGCAGGCGGTTTGAAGAAGGACCTCTCCTCCATCCTCGCCACCGGCGCGAGCTCGCCGGCGGACAGCGATCTGCTGTTCAAGCCGCCCTCCGGCGCCCTTCCCTACAGCCTGCCGTCCTGGGGCAAGCTGCGCACCTATGTGCAAAACACCGCCGGAGCCTCGGCGAGCAGTCCGCTGGTGCCGCGGCTGCCCACGCCCACCGACCCCGGGCTCTACCCGGTCATGACCTACTCCGACGTCCAGTTCGAATACATCGACACCGGCACCCAGATCGCCCTCGCCGTCATTCCCCGCGTCGTGCTATGGAACCCCTACACCCGCCCGATCAAGGCTGCCCGTTACGAGTTCGGCCTGGTCAACGCCTCAGGGGTTTTCCAACTGATCAAGCGCGTCGATGGCTCCTCAACCTGGGAGATTGTGGACGGTCCCCGCCAAGTGGCTTACAATTGCGAAACCGCACCTCCCACCGGCAGCGGCAAGCCGCATTTCATGCGCTTCATTATCGACGCCTCCGAAGATATACCTCCGGGCGTCAGCTACACCTATGGATTGACCGGTTCATCCGTCTACAGCGCGCCCTACGGCTCGAAACCGACGAACATACTCAGGCGCACCGCCACGCCCGGATACGCGATGATCAGCACGGGCAAAAGCACCGCCCCCAATGAGTTTTACCGCATCAAGGCATCGACCAGCGTCACCGGCATCCAATTTCAATTCCAAGGTGCCGTTTCGACCTACCTTGGCTTGGACCCCGACCTGCACACCAACCGCAGCCCGCTTCCCGTCTGGCCTCCGGACGGAACGACCAACAACCAATGGTATCAAGCCTACATGAACATGGGCTTTTCCGGCTCAATCAGCGCCTACGCGACTCCGGCGCAGCGCTCGATCAACTCCTCGCTGCCCTATCTTCAGAACGATGATGATCCTTATGACGACAACCCTCCCGCCAACAACACCGGCGTAACCCTGCTCTCCACCCCCGGCACCCAAAAGTGGGGCACCGTCGTCTATCACCTGCTGGCCAGCCGCCAACGTTATCTGGTGGTGGCCAACCCCCGGGCCGAAGGTATGGGCGTGCCTCCATTGGGCACCGTGGACGGGCGCCGCGGTAAATCGGTCAACTTCACGCCTGGATATAACGGTGCCGAAAAACTGGCCTCCATGACCGCGTCCGGCGAGGTCTCCTCGATCCGGGACTTCAAGTTGGTCAGCGGCACTCCCGAAAACAGCATTCTTTTCGAGCAGCGGCGCGAAGACCAACCCTTCATGTCCATCGGCCAGCTCCAGCATGCCGAAGTTTCTCCGAGCATGTATCATCCGGCCTACTTGATCGGAAATGCCAACGCGCCCTCCATTCGCTTCACCAGCGCCGTGGATCAAGACCGTCCCCTGCTCCAAACCTACAATTACGACGCCAGCAAAATGAACACCAATGACAGCCTCCGCGCTGGTGATAGCTACGACGTCCAATATCTGGTCAACCGCATACTCTGGGATCGTTACTTCGTTTCCACTGTTCCCAACGACGGCACCAATGCGGCCGGAGTCACGAATATCCCCGACATCCTGCCCAACCCCCGCCACGTCTGGCTGCCCGGCGCCGACACGCTGAGCGATGCCGACAAACGCAACGCCGACCTCGTCGCCGCCCACCTCATGCTCAAGGGCGGCTTCAACATCAACTCCACGTCCGAGCAGGCTTGGCGCGCCGTGCTGGGCGGTCTCAACCGGCTCAACTACAGCAACGCCACGCCCGACAATCCCGCCGGAGCCGCGCTCCCCCGCTTCTCCGATCCACCGCCGTCCTTAGTGCAATTTCCCACCCCTCCGCCCAACCGTTTCGACTGGGCGTTCACAGGCTACCGCGCGCTCACCGACACCCAGATCGCCACGCTCGCCAAGACCATCGTCGCCGAGATACGCAACCGCGGCCCCTTCGTCTCTATGGGCGACTTCGTCAACCGCCGCCTGCGCGACAATCCCGACACCACCGTCACCAGCATCGGCAACGAGCCCCGCTCCGGACTGCCGTTCAACTACCGTGAATCCGTCAAGGGCACTCTGCACGAAGCCCTCGACCGCACTCCCACCTCGGGTGCCGCCTCGATCAACAATAGCATGGGCAAACCTCCCTTCAACACCACCAACTTCAGCAGTATCGACATCGACACCACCTATTCGATCGTTGATGGCGAGGCGATGCGTGGCGGCGATTACGACCGCATCGTGCGGGTCGCTCCCTACAGCAACCTCGAAGCCAACGCCCCGCAGTTCCTGACGCAGGCCGACATCCTATCGGCCATCGGCCCCGGTCTATCGGCGCGTTCCGACACCTTCACTATCCGCACCTACGGAGACGTGCAAAATCCTCTCACCGGAGAGATCACCGGTCGCGCCTGGTGCGAAGCCACCGTCCAACGCACCGTCGAGCCCGTCAACCGCCGGAGCACCAACGCCTCCAACCCCGACTACAACGAACCTGCCGCCGGCACGGCCTCCCAGCCCGACTTTGGCCGACGCTTCAAAATCATCTCCTTCCGATGGCTCTCCTCCAACGAAATCTAATCCTCGGGCTGGTCGCGTTCCTGTGCCTGGCCGTCGCTCCCACCCGGGCTGCCCCGTCCGCGCAATCCTGGCCAAACACCTTCAAGGCCATCATTATTGCCCGCGATCTGACCGTCATCGGAGACCTCTACTACGATGTCGGCAAAACCCAGGTGCTCTTTTCGGCAAGCACCCAGCGGCTATCCCGAGCCTATCCCGTTCCCCCGGATCGCAAGATCGAGATCTATCGTCTGCAACCCGCCGTGCCCCCCGAGATCACGCCGACCAAGGTGCCCGTCGCCGAAATCACATTCACCGAGGGCGGTCCGTGGCTGGTGCTCATGGCCGCCGCCCAAACCGCCGGCGTCACCACTCGGATTCAGCCCCAGGTTATCGACGCCTCACTGAATGCCCATCCGCAGCGAACCGTTCGTATTTATAACTTTTCCCAAGACGCCATGGCCATCAGCGCAGGTGACGAGAGGTTTTCCCTCACACGCGGCCAGGCACGACTGGTTTCCTACCCCAACTCGACGACGCCCGCACTCTGGCTGAAATGCGCGGTGCCCAAGGTGGACGACTGGTCCTTGGAAATCAGCTCTGCCCAAACCATCGTGCCCGGAAACACCCGCGCCCTGTGGCTGCTCTACGACCAGCCGGGCACTCCCGAAAACCCGCAAAGCAGCATCGCCATCCGCAATCTGGTCGAACCGCTGCCCGAGCCCGAAAAAACGGACAAGTAGGACCACTCGCCAAAAGATAACTCCGCGCCCGCCTTTTGTTTTCTCCGTCCATGAACTCACCGGATAAACTCTCCGCCAAACCCCTCGTCCTCATCACCGGCGCCTGCGGCTTCCTCGGCCAGTCGCTGGTCTCCGAATTCCAAGCCGCCGGCTTCGCCGTGCGCGCCTTCGACGTCGTCCCGCCTCCCGCCGGCTGCACGCCGGACGAGTTTCAGGTCGGCGACGTGTCGGACGTCGCCTCGGTCGCCAAGGCCTGCGCCGGCGTGGATGCCCTCGTTCTTTCCCACATGGCTCCCCAGCGCGCCTACGAAACCGCCGCGCTGCCTTTCGACATCAACGTCAAGGGCACCGCCCTCCTCTGCGCCGAGGCCGCCAAACAGGGCATCAAACGCGTCGTCCTCATCTCCAGCATCACCGTGGTGGACGGCTACCGCGCCTCGGGCCAACGATTCCTTCGCAGTCTTCCTCCGCTGCCGATCGGCCTCTACGGACTGACCAAGCACCTCCAGGAACAGATCATCGATTTCCATCAGCGCGCCGGCCACTTCACCGCCGTCTCGCTCCGCCCCGCCTACGTCACCGACGCCGACACGCTCACGGATAAATACCAGCGTCAGAAGCCGTCCGTGAACTGGCAGTTCATCGACCGCCGCGACATCGCCGGCGCCGCCATCGCCGCACTCACCACCGCCCGGAACGCGCAAGGCACGTATTTTATCCACGGCCACCGCGACGGCCCGACTCACATGGAAACGGAACCCACCGCCCGCGAA
This portion of the Rariglobus hedericola genome encodes:
- a CDS encoding PEP-CTERM sorting domain-containing protein (PEP-CTERM proteins occur, often in large numbers, in the proteomes of bacteria that also encode an exosortase, a predicted intramembrane cysteine proteinase. The presence of a PEP-CTERM domain at a protein's C-terminus predicts cleavage within the sorting domain, followed by covalent anchoring to some some component of the (usually Gram-negative) cell surface. Many PEP-CTERM proteins exhibit an unusual sequence composition that includes large numbers of potential glycosylation sites. Expression of one such protein has been shown restore the ability of a bacterium to form floc, a type of biofilm.), with protein sequence MKTHTLPKLISLLAAVPIIGFAADTTWTGATSTNWGTSSNWTANAPGFNGTAVFSGTPTSNMPDILGTSKTGVGLDFQSAGWTINDSVGGGLLRIDGGVTNISSAGAGVNTINTKVTSSGSATLTMTIGSGNTLVSSGDWANGVSKTFTGGGTFVLNGANTATVLQAVSFTAANTILANSLFGVNSSTVNNGAKIGGTGIVSVMNYGTLTFGNTAKLAAGGNGTFGSEIGTLTFRSGINSGTGISTNRASVTLDAGSIAEMQIGSGGVGNNDKVVLSLNAGAGGRLNILSGATLNILGSVIQDGTYTLFESTDATSTIVGTFSNVLFNGSAINPANFTLNYSATAITLDVTGLASMIPEPSSVSLIAGAAVFAFMSARRRRA
- a CDS encoding MFS transporter translates to MNNAEHKTATKDKIPLLEKLFYGVGSGSYQLSGDGVKSLANPIYNITLGLSPSLIGLVLMISRIFDAFTDPLIGRWSDNARSRWGRRRPFIFVGSFLAAAGFVMIWMVPASWAGQTQPLFIYYLCTMLLFYFCATIQVVPYHTLGLEMTADYDERTSISGYKMVFSFAFSLLLPWVFRLAQSEAFSGDTMAGMRYLSYILAGVIIVGGILPAIFVKERYYKVAQGQAKTPFWLSARQTFANREFLVLTGVILVSSFGPSMVGSLAPYIIYYHMYGGDTKAGAEMAAIGANVFSVAAILFTPLIVRLSSKWGKVKVMQATVWLGAFNSVMTLVLFTPERPWLVLVYFFLQAPTAGFWVVTTSMKADICDDDELRHGTRREGMFGSVGGWIAKVGLSLTYLLSGVILDVTGFNVELKGAQSPDTLWEMRMLFAAVPLVTALLSLYFLKKYTLDRKRMAEIRAQLEARRAAI
- a CDS encoding LacI family DNA-binding transcriptional regulator; this translates as MSSLRPCYTGRRAVSLKDVAAELGVSYSLVSKVLSGRLGNTGVRPEVKEAIFKKAEEMNYRPHPLATALKQGRKGAVGVLVHPIGERGSELAHDVLEGLSSELDDHGLRMWLRFFETDADFTRQFDQRMRSEVDGLIVVGLPHPSIYDLLLELNRGGLPIVTAFEEKPIEGVPNVTENTERQCYLTTRHLLARGCSRIVHLKGTMPARYQGFLAAHKDAGISVDSRLLFDCNDYRIESGARAVGVLLDAGIGFDGIVAQSDHQALGAVHELIRRGKRVPEDVRVTGVDDSVLCTACMVPLTSTTSEMKRVGRETARLLFQRLEGIDCESVGIEPRLVIRASS
- a CDS encoding NAD-dependent epimerase/dehydratase family protein codes for the protein MNSPDKLSAKPLVLITGACGFLGQSLVSEFQAAGFAVRAFDVVPPPAGCTPDEFQVGDVSDVASVAKACAGVDALVLSHMAPQRAYETAALPFDINVKGTALLCAEAAKQGIKRVVLISSITVVDGYRASGQRFLRSLPPLPIGLYGLTKHLQEQIIDFHQRAGHFTAVSLRPAYVTDADTLTDKYQRQKPSVNWQFIDRRDIAGAAIAALTTARNAQGTYFIHGHRDGPTHMETEPTARELCWTPRFDFSNWPDDAPAAT